A stretch of the Flavobacterium sp. 5 genome encodes the following:
- a CDS encoding prolyl oligopeptidase family protein → MAVSTSIASFGQYSKGNPITYPETKKGETVDVYFDTKVSDPYRWLEDDKSAETAAWVKEENKVTYDYLSKIPFRNALKTRLEKLWNYEKISAPSKEGKFIYYYKNNGLQNQSVLYRKDANGKEEIFLDPNTFSKLGTTSLGGVDFSKDGSKVAYAISEGGSDWRKVILMDVNNFKIIEDTLVDIKFSGVSWKENEGFYYSSYDKPKGSELSAKTDQHKLYYHKLGTAQKEDQVIFGADIKRRYVGGGVTEDNHYLVISASNSTYGNELYIQDLTKPNSPIVTIVDNFNSDNHIVENVGGKLFIVTDLNAPNKRVVSVDVNNPKPENWKDVIAETENVLTIATGGGCFFANYMKDAVSVVKQYDLAGKLVLDIKLPGLGTASGFGGKLDEKILYYSFTNYITPGTIYSFEAQTGKSTVYDKPKVDFESENYVSSQIFYTSKDGTKIPMIITHKKGVKLNGKNPTILYGYGGFNISLTPSFSIANAVWMENGGIYAVANLRGGGEYGKKWHDAGTKMQKQNVFDDFIAAAEYLIAKKYTSSSFLAIRGGSNGGLLVGATMTQRPDLMKVALPAVGVMDMLRYHTFTAGAGWAFDYGTSADSKEMFEYIKGYSPVANVKAGVKYPATMVTTGDHDDRVVPAHSFKFAAELQEKQTGDNPVLIRIDINAGHGAGKSVTATIQEACDIQAFTLFNMGFTELPK, encoded by the coding sequence ATGGCTGTATCTACTTCAATCGCTTCTTTTGGGCAATACTCAAAAGGGAATCCGATAACCTATCCTGAAACAAAAAAAGGAGAGACAGTTGATGTTTATTTCGATACTAAAGTAAGTGATCCTTATCGTTGGCTTGAAGACGATAAATCTGCTGAAACTGCTGCTTGGGTCAAAGAAGAAAACAAAGTTACGTATGATTATTTATCAAAAATCCCTTTTAGAAATGCTTTAAAAACAAGACTCGAAAAGCTTTGGAACTATGAAAAAATAAGTGCTCCGTCCAAAGAAGGGAAATTTATTTATTATTACAAAAACAACGGATTACAAAATCAATCAGTTTTGTATCGAAAAGACGCTAATGGGAAAGAAGAAATTTTCCTAGATCCTAACACTTTTTCAAAATTAGGAACAACATCATTAGGAGGCGTAGATTTCTCTAAAGATGGTTCGAAAGTAGCATATGCAATATCTGAAGGAGGAAGTGATTGGCGAAAAGTAATTTTGATGGATGTCAATAATTTCAAGATTATAGAAGATACTTTGGTAGATATTAAGTTTAGTGGTGTGTCTTGGAAAGAAAACGAAGGATTCTATTACTCCAGTTATGACAAACCCAAAGGAAGCGAACTATCGGCAAAAACCGACCAACATAAATTGTATTACCATAAGTTAGGAACAGCTCAAAAAGAAGATCAGGTTATTTTTGGGGCAGACATAAAACGACGCTATGTAGGTGGAGGTGTTACCGAGGACAATCATTATCTCGTAATTTCGGCATCAAATTCTACTTACGGAAATGAATTGTATATTCAGGATTTAACCAAGCCAAATAGTCCTATTGTGACGATTGTAGATAATTTTAATAGTGATAATCATATCGTTGAAAACGTAGGAGGAAAGTTGTTTATAGTTACCGATTTAAACGCTCCAAATAAGCGCGTCGTAAGTGTAGATGTAAACAATCCGAAGCCAGAAAACTGGAAAGACGTTATTGCCGAAACCGAAAATGTTTTGACAATAGCAACAGGCGGTGGTTGTTTCTTTGCTAATTATATGAAAGATGCTGTGTCTGTTGTTAAGCAATATGATTTGGCGGGCAAATTAGTACTTGATATTAAGTTGCCAGGATTAGGAACTGCGTCTGGTTTTGGAGGTAAATTAGATGAAAAGATATTGTATTATTCATTTACCAATTACATAACGCCAGGGACTATTTATTCTTTTGAGGCGCAAACAGGTAAATCAACGGTGTACGATAAACCAAAAGTAGATTTTGAAAGTGAGAACTACGTTTCTTCGCAAATATTTTATACTTCAAAAGATGGTACTAAAATCCCAATGATTATCACTCATAAAAAAGGAGTAAAACTCAACGGGAAAAACCCGACAATTCTATATGGATATGGCGGATTTAATATCAGTCTAACACCAAGTTTTAGCATTGCCAATGCTGTTTGGATGGAAAATGGTGGTATTTACGCCGTGGCCAACTTACGAGGAGGAGGAGAATACGGTAAAAAATGGCACGATGCAGGAACCAAAATGCAAAAGCAAAATGTTTTTGATGATTTCATCGCTGCAGCCGAATATTTAATTGCCAAAAAATATACTTCATCCAGTTTTCTTGCTATTCGTGGAGGGTCTAATGGGGGATTGCTGGTAGGAGCTACCATGACACAACGTCCCGATTTAATGAAAGTTGCCTTGCCGGCGGTAGGAGTGATGGATATGTTGCGTTATCACACCTTTACTGCGGGTGCGGGTTGGGCTTTCGATTATGGCACTTCGGCAGACAGTAAGGAAATGTTCGAATATATTAAAGGATATTCTCCGGTAGCTAATGTGAAAGCAGGGGTTAAATACCCGGCAACGATGGTTACTACAGGTGATCATGACGATAGAGTAGTTCCGGCACACAGCTTTAAGTTTGCTGCCGAGTTACAGGAAAAACAAACAGGAGATAATCCAGTTTTAATTAGAATCGACATCAATGCAGGTCATGGAGCAGGAAAATCCGTGACAGCAACCATACAAGAAGCCTGCGATATACAAGCGTTTACGCTCTTTAACATGGGATTTACCGAATTGCCAAAATAA
- the mce gene encoding methylmalonyl-CoA epimerase, which translates to MRKIEHIGIAVKSLEVSNLLFEKLFGAPSYKQEEVASEGVKTSFFMNGPNKIELLEATNPESPIAKFLEKKGEGIHHIAFDVEDIVSEIERLKSEGFIVLNETPKKGADNKLVAFLHPKGTNGVLIELCQEIK; encoded by the coding sequence ATGAGAAAAATAGAACATATTGGTATAGCAGTAAAAAGCCTCGAAGTGTCCAATTTATTATTTGAAAAACTATTTGGCGCACCATCGTATAAACAAGAAGAAGTAGCGAGCGAAGGTGTAAAAACATCTTTCTTTATGAATGGTCCTAATAAAATTGAACTTCTTGAAGCTACCAATCCAGAAAGTCCAATAGCTAAGTTTCTAGAAAAAAAAGGAGAGGGAATCCATCACATCGCTTTTGATGTAGAAGATATTGTTTCCGAAATCGAGCGCCTCAAATCAGAAGGTTTTATTGTTTTAAATGAAACGCCAAAAAAAGGAGCCGACAATAAATTGGTTGCTTTTTTACATCCAAAAGGTACTAATGGTGTATTAATTGAATTATGTCAGGAAATTAAATAA